Proteins from a genomic interval of Flavobacteriales bacterium:
- a CDS encoding PAS domain-containing protein, which translates to MKNFVPHTGEMGQLIMAKDWSTTTIGPMKDWPATLKVVLGTMLHSRFPGFLFWGDDLTCFYNDAYRPSLGKEGKHPDMLGMKGEEAWPEIWDTIKPLIDQVLSGEGACYFEDMLVPIYRNGQIEDVYWTFSYSPAFDEQGAIAGVLVTCVETTDKVIMRKGQEELSAHLTRVLKQAPVAITYCIGPDHLLSVMNQMALDLVEKQEGEVLGRPMFEIFPELIDQGLKQLMDNVYQSKKSFSAQEMPVTLSINDEMTTLYLNFIYEPVFGPDGEVEGVIAVGTDVSESVQARRELHDAFEKIEESERQFKLLADSMPQFVWAAGPDGRLHYFNQAVFDYSGLTYEQIEGEDWLQIVHPDDQAENVRLWTESITTGKDFIIEHRFRRYDGQYRWQLSRATPEKDDEGNIRMWIGTSTDIQQIKEAEMEKDVFIGMASHELKTPLTSIKGYVDILRGMYEDSDDAFLNDSLSTINRQVATLVSLITDMLDLSKMKSGTLILNKEKFCMNHMIDKVLEEIRYSNPNNRIVYSSSEELKIFGDETRISQVLVNFLTNAIKYTPDESDIHVEMKRLEDFVMVSVTDKGIGISKEDQERIFDRFYRVEGKNEGTYPGFGIGLYIAADIIRRHGGEIGVDSRLKKGSTFYFKIPIQAQ; encoded by the coding sequence GTGAAGAACTTCGTGCCACATACCGGAGAGATGGGTCAATTGATCATGGCCAAGGATTGGAGTACCACTACGATCGGTCCTATGAAGGATTGGCCGGCCACCTTGAAGGTCGTACTTGGAACCATGCTTCATTCCCGCTTCCCTGGATTCCTCTTCTGGGGAGATGATCTGACCTGTTTCTACAACGATGCCTACCGCCCCAGTCTTGGAAAAGAAGGTAAGCATCCAGACATGCTGGGCATGAAGGGCGAGGAGGCTTGGCCTGAGATATGGGATACCATCAAGCCGCTGATCGATCAAGTGCTCAGTGGAGAAGGCGCCTGCTATTTCGAGGATATGCTGGTCCCCATCTATCGGAATGGGCAGATCGAAGATGTCTATTGGACCTTCAGTTATAGTCCGGCCTTTGATGAACAGGGTGCCATTGCCGGTGTGCTCGTCACCTGTGTGGAGACCACAGATAAGGTCATCATGCGCAAAGGGCAGGAAGAATTATCTGCACATCTTACCCGTGTACTGAAACAGGCCCCTGTTGCAATCACCTATTGCATCGGGCCTGATCACTTGCTGAGTGTGATGAACCAGATGGCGCTGGATCTGGTGGAAAAACAAGAAGGTGAAGTGCTCGGACGGCCGATGTTCGAGATATTCCCGGAATTGATAGATCAGGGTCTCAAGCAGCTCATGGACAATGTATATCAGAGCAAGAAGTCCTTCTCGGCCCAAGAGATGCCCGTCACCCTATCCATCAATGATGAGATGACCACTCTTTATCTGAACTTCATCTATGAGCCCGTATTCGGACCGGATGGAGAAGTTGAGGGTGTGATAGCTGTGGGGACCGATGTGTCCGAATCCGTCCAAGCGCGGAGAGAGTTGCATGATGCTTTTGAGAAGATCGAAGAAAGCGAGCGGCAGTTCAAACTATTGGCAGACAGTATGCCTCAGTTCGTATGGGCTGCCGGACCCGATGGTCGTTTGCATTATTTCAATCAGGCCGTCTTCGACTATTCGGGTCTGACCTACGAACAGATAGAAGGAGAGGATTGGCTGCAGATCGTACATCCCGATGATCAAGCTGAAAATGTGAGGCTATGGACAGAGTCCATCACTACCGGAAAGGATTTCATCATCGAGCACCGATTCAGACGTTACGATGGACAATACCGTTGGCAGCTCAGTCGTGCCACACCGGAGAAAGATGATGAAGGCAACATACGCATGTGGATCGGGACCAGTACGGACATCCAGCAGATAAAGGAGGCCGAAATGGAGAAGGATGTGTTCATCGGCATGGCCAGTCATGAACTCAAGACCCCGCTGACCTCCATCAAGGGCTATGTGGACATATTGAGAGGTATGTACGAGGATTCGGATGATGCATTTCTCAACGACTCACTGTCGACCATCAACAGACAAGTGGCTACCTTGGTCAGTCTCATTACCGACATGCTTGACTTGTCCAAGATGAAATCCGGGACCTTGATCCTGAACAAGGAGAAGTTCTGTATGAATCATATGATCGATAAGGTCTTAGAGGAGATACGTTATTCCAACCCCAACAATCGGATCGTATATTCTTCATCAGAGGAACTGAAGATATTCGGAGATGAGACCCGTATCTCCCAAGTCCTTGTCAACTTTCTGACCAACGCCATCAAATACACCCCCGATGAGAGCGATATCCATGTGGAGATGAAGCGTTTAGAAGATTTCGTGATGGTCTCTGTCACCGATAAGGGCATCGGAATCAGCAAGGAGGATCAAGAGCGCATCTTCGACAGATTCTACAGAGTGGAGGGGAAGAATGAAGGAACCTACCCAGGGTTCGGTATCGGATTGTACATCGCAGCAGATATCATACGGAGACATGGAGGAGAAATAGGGGTCGATAGTCGATTGAAAAAAGGCTCTACTTTCTATTTCAAAATACCCATACAGGCCCAGTAG
- a CDS encoding response regulator, with protein sequence MAQKRILIIDDNQDILTMLEKMLGLKGYDVITHTHGEEVIDLLKTESPRALIMDMLLSGMDGRDLCRKIKQDESVRHVPVILFTAHPNAAQSCLDSGADHFLEKPFDMKRLLGLLEEITSA encoded by the coding sequence ATGGCTCAGAAGCGCATACTTATCATCGATGACAATCAGGACATCCTGACCATGTTGGAGAAGATGCTCGGACTGAAAGGCTACGATGTGATCACCCACACCCATGGAGAAGAGGTCATCGACCTATTGAAGACAGAGAGCCCCCGGGCTTTGATCATGGACATGCTGCTATCCGGCATGGATGGTAGGGACCTGTGTCGCAAGATCAAGCAAGATGAATCGGTTCGCCATGTACCGGTCATTCTATTCACGGCCCACCCCAATGCCGCGCAATCCTGCTTGGATAGTGGAGCAGACCATTTCTTGGAGAAGCCTTTCGATATGAAGCGACTACTCGGACTTTTGGAAGAGATCACCTCGGCCTGA
- a CDS encoding VCBS repeat-containing protein, whose amino-acid sequence MEAADLNAAFGPKEVIIESGDTSIVCFMNQGGESFGGPLVLSGEFQFITDFTVLDMDADGDRDIVVADTDQGKVYQLINAGSFIFGALEVIAEVGSRITDLQIADINGDGDDDLIYCSMNSAEIGWIENEGNGDFALPEGYSVSNGLPDQIRAADLNDDDILDLLYLDIGLDEIFYLQNTGPVFSDPESIWSGTEGLEDFEIADIDMDGDLDIALCSRYQSKIIWIEQENGTFATSHLLDDSAYSVDQLEIADFDQDGDPDVVATSRSSNFSKWYLNDGTGDYGVGGTPPPTNGKFPWVLRAADFSSDGSVDILYADDRMVYMAVNDGTGGFDALPVITPEIPYPGQLTDSDVNDDSFNDILVGGFFELNWLENEENSSYGVSNLGVLGYSSLTVGVDAGDVDQDGDTDICYSVNNGSRMLINDGEENFELEFTMTDPGSYMGTAFNDLDGDGDLDLILNHNTTIRIKENLGGGVLGPWEDVVTDVDKLISLHLADIDGDGDDDLIVGDVFPIMLSTYENLGGLEFGPQQAWLQESTGPRDIDLADVDGDGDQDILCLTDPSLSPVASILYYENDGEGNYFDSHLITCGINNPWCLDSGDFDQDGDEDIAIGAVSNLVLLYNNGSAGFAQKVLSNENYQIQDILASDRDGDGDLDLILARSLLGFVSYFENHLNEGCMDPDACNYDPNAIVDTGCCYNSCGCTDPQALNFDEAATCDNGSCQYIVGCTDPLASNYDPDATFDDGSCIIESGCAILGAENYDPDAACNDGSCGFLLHGIVFYDENENGVMDDDEYGIAQHEVSLLQSNQTYLTNSNGLFYSNATGSNDYTYEVQAHPLFPFYTTPSSLDFSADQDNWNQEIFFGLSNETPLAEISAELFAEFSEYPCDSLVIHDLCIQNLGNNQINTDIALTIDELYQEFIAIDPIDSLMGGVIHFSLDSLNPGENACFSFYLSTPTAEFLGDTLTIFYSVTAYSSDVEVATLTGDFHQELTCAYDPNDKQVFPEGYTEQHYV is encoded by the coding sequence ATGGAGGCTGCCGACCTGAATGCCGCATTCGGTCCCAAAGAGGTCATAATCGAATCAGGGGATACATCCATTGTCTGCTTCATGAATCAAGGAGGAGAGAGCTTTGGTGGACCCTTAGTACTCTCTGGTGAATTTCAATTCATCACCGATTTCACGGTACTTGACATGGATGCGGACGGGGATAGGGATATTGTCGTAGCTGATACAGATCAAGGTAAAGTCTATCAACTGATCAATGCCGGCTCTTTCATCTTCGGTGCATTGGAGGTCATAGCTGAAGTCGGATCACGCATAACAGATCTGCAAATTGCCGACATAAATGGCGATGGTGACGATGACCTCATCTATTGCAGTATGAATAGTGCAGAAATAGGATGGATAGAGAACGAGGGCAATGGAGACTTTGCTCTGCCTGAGGGCTATTCAGTGAGTAATGGTCTTCCGGATCAGATTAGAGCTGCCGACCTGAATGATGATGACATTTTGGACCTGCTCTATTTGGATATAGGACTTGATGAGATCTTCTACCTGCAGAATACTGGGCCCGTGTTCTCTGACCCTGAATCCATCTGGTCAGGAACAGAAGGGCTAGAAGATTTTGAAATAGCCGATATAGACATGGATGGAGACCTGGACATCGCACTTTGCTCCAGATACCAGAGTAAGATCATTTGGATCGAACAGGAGAACGGCACATTCGCTACGTCACACCTCCTTGATGATTCAGCCTATTCAGTCGATCAATTGGAAATAGCCGATTTCGATCAGGATGGTGACCCGGATGTGGTGGCGACCAGTAGAAGCAGCAATTTCAGCAAGTGGTACCTCAACGATGGTACAGGAGACTATGGTGTTGGAGGAACTCCTCCTCCTACCAACGGTAAATTCCCATGGGTACTTCGAGCGGCCGACTTCAGTAGCGATGGATCAGTCGATATTCTATACGCAGATGACAGAATGGTCTATATGGCCGTCAATGATGGTACAGGAGGATTCGATGCATTGCCGGTGATCACTCCAGAGATTCCATATCCGGGACAATTGACCGATTCTGATGTGAATGATGATTCATTCAATGACATCTTGGTAGGAGGGTTCTTCGAGTTGAATTGGCTCGAGAATGAAGAGAATAGCAGTTACGGTGTCAGCAATCTGGGAGTTTTGGGTTATTCCAGTCTAACAGTAGGTGTCGATGCAGGAGATGTCGATCAGGATGGTGACACGGACATCTGCTATTCGGTGAATAATGGTTCGCGGATGCTGATAAATGATGGTGAGGAGAACTTCGAGCTCGAATTCACCATGACCGATCCCGGGAGCTATATGGGTACGGCATTCAATGACCTTGATGGGGACGGTGACCTCGACTTGATCCTTAATCACAATACGACTATCCGGATTAAAGAAAATCTGGGAGGAGGAGTATTGGGTCCGTGGGAAGATGTAGTGACAGATGTAGATAAACTCATATCACTTCACCTGGCAGACATCGATGGCGATGGAGATGACGATTTGATCGTTGGTGATGTGTTCCCGATCATGCTCTCTACCTATGAGAATCTTGGGGGGCTGGAATTCGGACCTCAACAGGCATGGCTGCAAGAGTCCACAGGACCGAGGGACATAGACCTGGCAGATGTGGATGGAGATGGAGATCAGGATATCCTTTGTCTCACCGACCCGAGTTTGAGCCCGGTGGCAAGCATTTTATACTACGAGAACGATGGAGAGGGCAATTATTTTGACTCTCACCTGATCACCTGCGGCATCAATAATCCATGGTGCTTGGATTCGGGGGACTTCGATCAAGATGGGGATGAGGATATAGCCATTGGGGCGGTCTCTAATCTGGTCCTGTTATACAATAACGGGTCAGCAGGATTTGCTCAGAAGGTCCTGAGCAACGAGAACTATCAGATACAGGATATTCTGGCTTCGGATAGGGATGGCGATGGCGATCTGGACCTGATCCTGGCCAGGAGTCTGTTAGGATTCGTCTCTTATTTCGAGAATCACCTGAATGAAGGATGTATGGATCCTGATGCATGCAATTATGATCCGAATGCAATAGTCGATACAGGCTGCTGCTACAATTCATGCGGATGTACAGATCCTCAGGCATTGAATTTTGATGAAGCGGCAACTTGTGATAATGGCTCCTGCCAATATATCGTTGGCTGCACAGACCCCTTGGCATCCAACTATGATCCTGATGCCACATTTGACGATGGAAGCTGCATAATCGAATCTGGCTGTGCTATCCTAGGAGCCGAGAACTATGATCCTGATGCCGCCTGCAATGATGGCTCCTGTGGGTTCCTCTTGCATGGCATAGTCTTTTATGATGAGAATGAGAACGGAGTGATGGACGATGATGAATATGGCATTGCTCAGCATGAAGTTTCCTTACTTCAGAGTAATCAGACATATCTGACCAACTCCAATGGTCTGTTCTACTCCAATGCAACGGGCAGTAATGATTATACATATGAGGTCCAAGCCCATCCACTCTTTCCCTTCTATACCACCCCGAGTTCACTTGATTTCTCAGCCGATCAAGACAATTGGAACCAAGAGATATTCTTCGGTCTGAGCAATGAGACTCCTCTAGCAGAGATCAGCGCTGAATTGTTTGCTGAATTCAGCGAATATCCGTGTGATTCATTGGTGATCCATGATCTCTGTATTCAGAATCTTGGAAATAATCAGATCAATACAGACATAGCACTGACGATAGATGAGCTATACCAAGAATTCATTGCCATCGACCCCATTGACTCCTTAATGGGTGGAGTGATCCACTTTTCTTTGGACAGTTTGAATCCTGGTGAGAATGCATGTTTCTCTTTCTATCTCAGCACTCCCACGGCCGAGTTCCTAGGGGATACATTGACCATCTTCTATTCAGTGACTGCCTATTCCTCAGATGTGGAGGTGGCAACTTTGACAGGTGATTTCCATCAAGAACTCACCTGTGCCTATGACCCCAATGATAAACAGGTCTTTCCTGAAGGATATACTGAACAGCACTATGTCC